One Alligator mississippiensis isolate rAllMis1 chromosome 12, rAllMis1, whole genome shotgun sequence DNA window includes the following coding sequences:
- the PRRC2B gene encoding protein PRRC2B isoform X7, with translation MSDRLGQITKGKDGKSKYSTLSLFDKYKGKSIEAIRTTVIPRHGLQSLGKVAAARRMPPPANLPSLKSENKGNDPNVIIVPKDGTGWANKQDQPDQKSSSATAAQPQESLPQQGLQKSVSNLQKPTQSISQESTISAPGGPKSWAQLNGKPAGHEGGSRASSRLLSFSPEEFPTLKAAGEQDKVGKEKGALDLSYGPGPSLRPQNVTSWREGGGRNITSATSLTASPAEPGSKTSSTGDGAPSSASASDPKEPSLRPAQPVRKGASQFMGNVYQPPTYHDMLPAFMCPQQPPETPASLDRGSFPLPQLRLEPRVPFRQYQMNDQDGKENRLGMSRPTRPLRQQAERAPRPTIINAENLKGLDDLDNDADDGWAGIHDEVDYSEKLKFSEDEEEEENLKDGRQKWNSWDPRRQRQLSLSSADSADVKHPLEEGKNWADSVGLSRGVRKVQDPPQPPRKLNGWTSTSEYQKPPVGSVLRQQSLEEKEEKVPLRQKFIHSEISEAVERARRRREEEERRAREERLAACAAKLKQLDQKCKLAQKTGEAQKHVENEELKTPTTEKATVQENSHAFRRATPEFHAQEASAGYLEEETATTTAAAQSSSEEELQEATSPAQEFNKYQKSLPPRFQRQQQQQQQEHLYKMQHWQQQQVYPPPSHSHPQRTFYPPHPQMLGFDPRWMMMPSYMDPRMAQGRTPVDFYPSALHPSGIMKPMIQQDSIGGSICRSEEQNCQTSMQQERKAPSLDPAPVWGQESYASLQSKGYALSHQKQVESVAVEGLHARSDSSYSASSGRSEAVSTQRDLFEERGEEYLNTFEKKAQADFDSCLSSQRLGQDLLFQHQEKVQDACVSGSRHASLRCSPLESDFVQADKKPEYNGWDISHQQKPSEAAAEADEEASRDEHSFSADPWKKEMTTSKPPVEETTEWAPENRNSSTQHQEQMGRTRRSGPIKKPVLKALKVEEKEKELEKSKLEGEGASCPAKEKAPVHKVENESEEPAALLNSTHYLLDDKGSSPTGITRDTEKTQEEEEEDEEEEKPERAWENKLSRESNDLPPTKRNNWIFIDEEQAFGGRGQGRGRGRGFREFSFRGRGTVVGSRGVYSNPRSSRGRGLREFNQQEDFPRGKPRRRIASETHSEGSEYEELPKRRRQRGSENSNEGSALEREENDVKKGDFKESWRSNKIYSDDHNSLDPKMRAPRAFGRSLPPRLSNSGYGRRGFASKEPCQWQGRSGGTVWQDYNHSAPSDTFGARRQPDRDYLQDSYKHSDSFPGRGFEETPIEDKRHFFQEDYSADPENIENRPFRRRRPPRQDKPPRFRRLRQERESVGQWSPEEGGTNLLPSQWPGRPKLAAAEKNGISGQRSPELSYQNSSDHANEEWETASESSDFSERRERREGVAESEVQLDGGLAGSTLGEKRELAKRSFSSQRPLVDRQSRKAESTGFGEQSMRASGGAASCYESKRSPEEGGSLGNASSGSSHSVYSLERASHTNSDSAEGPGKKVEKEPKSTAQRASDKGEAMSQFELNYGNAIIDNRVSSTAEENEVGSVAGEGFIEVLTKKQRRLLEEERRKKEQAAQAPAKGRVLQSRIPPRFAKKQSSMCLEQGDVAVSGNSLGTEIWESNSPALSVQSPGSDSWSKPVNGFNGTETSPTEQGFKGSQGDSGIDLSAESRESSATSSQRSSPYGTLKPEEMNGAGLVDPKPDCQKEQVQKQSDKKDSDQGSGQNKEHKPGPIGNERSLKNRKGSEGTERLEGNIPPVNGVEIHVDSVLPVPSIEFGVNPKDSDFSLPPGSSSGTATNPVAKLHDALASNAGLTQSIPILRRDHHLPRCIGLNPMSFPTADLTLKMESARKAWENSPSLPEQSSPGGAGSGIQPPSSVGASSGVSYSSFGGVSMPPMPVASVAPSASIPGNHIPPLYLDGHVFASQPRLVPQTIPQQQSYQQAAAAQQIPISLHTSLQAQAQLGLRGGLPVSQSQEIYSSIQPFRSQVYMHPSLSQPNTMVLTGGTALKPPYSAFPGMQPLEMVKTQSGSPYQPMNGSQTLVYEGQINQAAGMGASQMMDSQLTQLTMPMPGSQLPLPRYGSGQQPLILPQSIQLPQGQNLPVGAPRRILPPGSQPSVLATSRESSQMEMKGFHFTDGKQNMSSGGSVPSPHTYRQNSEWMKIKPTWEQ, from the exons ATGTCCGATCGTTTGGGGCAAATAACCAAGGGAAAGGATGGGAAAAGCAAGTACTCGACTCTCAGCCTGTTTGATAAGTATAAAGGAAAGTCAATAGAAGCTATCAGAACTACAG TTATTCCTAGACATGGCTTGCAGAGTCTCGGGAAAGTTGCTGCTGCCCGGCGTATGCCACCTCCTGCCAACTTGCCAAGCTTGAAGTCTGAGAACAAAGGAAACGACCCCAACGTCATTATCGTACCCAAGGACGGTACAGGATGGGCAAACAAGCAGGATCAACCAGACCAAAAGAG TTCCAGTGCGACGGCTGCACAGCCGCAGGAGTCGCTGCCGCAGCAGGGTTTGCAGAAATCTGTCTCCAATTTACAGAAGCCGACACAATCGATCAGTCAGGAG AGTACAATTTCAGCGCCAGGTGGACCAAAGTCATGGGCGCAGCTGAATGGAAAGCCAGCAGGACACGAAGGTG GTTCAAGGGCCTCAAGCCGACTGTTATCCTTCTCTCCCGAGGAATTTCCGACGCTGAAAGCAGCAGGCGAGCAGGACAAGGTTGGCAAAGAAAAGGGCGCCTTAGATCTGTCGTATGGGCCAGGACCAAGCCTCCGCCCCCAGA ATGTCACTAGTTGGAGGGAGGGCGGTGGGAGGAACATTACCTCTGCCACGTCTCTGACCGCCTCCCCTGCTGAGCCGGGCAGCAAGACCTCTAGTACCGGAGATGGAGCCCCCTCCTCAGCGAGTGCCAGCGATCCTAAGGAGCCCTCTCTCCGCCCAGCTCAGCCTGTCCGTAAAGGGGCATCACAGTTCATGGGAAATGTGTACCAGCCACCTACATACCATGACATGCTACCTGCTTTT ATGTGTCCACAACAACCACCTGAGACCCCTGCCTCGCTGGACCGTGGgtctttccctctccctcagcTTCGACTTGAGCCCCGTGTCCCTTTCAGACAATACCAGATGAACGACCAAGACGG GAAAGAGAACAGACTTGGGATGTCTCGTCCAACTCGTCCACTTCGGCAGCAAGCAGAGCGGGCCCCCCGGCCCACCATTATCAATGCAGAAAACCTGAAGGGTCTGGATGACCTTGATAATGATGCAGATGATGGCTGGGCAG GCATTCATGATGAAGTGGACTACTCCGAGAAACTGAAGTTCAGTGaagatgaggaagaggaggaaaatctTAAAGATGGAAGACAGAAATG GAATAGCTGGGACCCCAGAAGGCAGCGGCAGCTGTCCCTGAGCTCCGCAGACAGCGCAGATGTCAAACACCCCCTGGAGGAAGGGAAGAACTGGGCGGATTCAGTGGGCTTGTCCCGGGGTGTCCGCAAAGTGCAGGACCCCCCGCAGCCTCCAAGGAAGCTCAATGGCTGGACCTCTACATCAGAATATCAG AAGCCCCCAGTGGGCAGTGTCCTCAGACAGCAGTCCctggaagagaaagaggagaaggtgcccctgaggcagaagtttaTCCACTCGGAGATCTCTGAGGCTGTGGAGCGAGCCAGGCGGCGACGGGAGGAGGAAGAGCGGCGAGCCAGAGAGGAACGTCTGGCAGCTTGTGCTGCCAAACTCAAGCAACTGGATCAGAAGTGCAAGCTGGCTCAGAAAACAGGAGAGGCCCAGAAACACGTGGAGAATGAAGAGCTGAAAACCCCCACCACGGAAAAGGCCACAGTTCAGGAGAACAGCCACGCCTTCCGAAGAG CAACTCCCGAATTCCATGCCCAGGAAGCCTCTGCTGGTTATCTAGAAGAGGAAACCGCAACCACAACAGCAGCTGCCCaaagcagcagtgaggaggagctCCAAGAAGCCACATCCCCAGCACAAGAATTCAACAAATACCAGAAATCGCTTCCCCCACGGTTCcaaagacagcagcagcaacagcagcag GAGCACCTGTACAAgatgcagcactggcagcagcagcaggtctaTCCTCCACCATCCCATTCGCACCCCCAGCGCACCTTCTATCCACCACACCCTCAGATGCTTGGGTTCGACCCTCGCTGGATGATGATGCCTTCTTACATGGACCCTCGCATGGCTCAGGGCCGCACCCCTGTGGATTTTTATCCTTCAGCCCTTCATCCTTCAG GAATTATGAAGCCCATGATTCAGCAGGACTCCATTGGCGGAAGCATCTGTAGGTCCGAGGAGCAGAATTGTCAGACATCTATGCAGCAGGAAAGGAAAgctccttctctggaccctgccccagtgtggggccaggagagctaTGCTTCTCTGCAGAGCAAGGGATATGCTCTCTCCCATCAGAAACAGGTGGAGAGcgtggctgtggagggactgcATGCCAG AAGCGATAGCTCTTACTCTGCTTCATCTGGAAGGTCAGAGGCTGTGAGCACTCAGCGGGATCTCTttgaggagagaggggaggagtACTTAAACACCTTTGAGAAGAAAGCCCAAGCCGACTTTGACAGCTGCCTGTCATCTCAAAGACTAGGCCAAGATCTTTTGTTTCAGCACCAGGAGAAGGTGCAGGATGCTTGTGTTTCTGGGAGCCGCCATGCAAGCTTGAGGTGTTCACCCCTGGAGTCCGACTTTGTACAAGCTGATAAGAAACCAGAGTATAATGGCTGGGACATCAGCCACCAGCAGAAACCCTCGGAGGCTGCCGCAGAGGCAGATGAAGAGGCTTCCAGGGATGAACACTCATTTAGTGCTGACCCCTGGAAGAAAGAAATGACTACCAGCAAGCCACCTGTGGAAGAGACAACGGAGTGGGCTCCTGAAAACAGAAACTCTAGCACTCAGCACCAAGAGCAGATGGGGCGGACACGGCGATCCGGCCCAATTAAAAAGCCAGTCCTGAAAGCCCTCAAGGTtgaggagaaagagaaggagctGGAGAAGAGTAAGCTGGAAGGAGAAGGTGCCTCATGCCCAGCAAAAGAAAAGGCCCCTGTCCACAAGGTAGAGAACGAGTCAGAAGAGCCAGCAGCCTTGCTAAACTCCACTCACTACCTCCTGGATGACAAAGGTTCTTCCCCAACCGGCATCACCCGAGACACCGAGAAAactcaggaggaagaggaggaggacgaAGAGGAAGAAAAACCTGAAAGAGCATGGGAGAATAAGCTGTCCCGAGAGTCTAATGACCTCCCTCCTACTAAACGAAACAACTGGATCTTTATCGATGAGGAGCAAGCCTTTGGTGGGAGAGGCCAAGGCCGTGGGAGAGGCCGGGGCTTCCGAGAGTTCAGCTTCAGGGGCCGTGGCACTGTGGTTGGCAGCAGGGGCGTCTACAGTAACCCAAGGAGCAGCCGAGGCCGTGGCCTCCGTGAGTTCAACCAGCAGGAAGACTTCCCCAGGGGCAAACCCAGGCGCAGGATCGCCAGCGAGACGCACAGTGAGGGGTCCGAGTACGAGGAGCTGCCCAAACGTCGCCGGCAGAGGGGATCGGAGAACAGCAATGAGGGCTCTGCTCTGGAGAGGGAGGAGAACGACGTGAAAAAGGGAGACTTCAAGGAGTCCTGGCGCTCCAACAAAATCTATTCAGATGATCACAACAGCCTTGACCCGAAGATGAGGGCCCCGAGAGCCTTTGGGAGGTCGCTACCCCCAAGACTGAGCAACTCTGGGTATGGGAGAAGAGGTTTTGCGTCCAAGGAGCCGTGTCAGTGGCAAGGGAGAAGCGGGGGAACTGTGTGGCAGGACTACAACCACAGCGCTCCATCGGACACTTTTGGGGCCAGGCGGCAGCCTGACCGGGACTATCTCCAGGACTCTTACAAGCACTCAGACTCCTTCCCTGGAAGGGGCTTTGAGGAGACTCCTATTGAGGACAAAAGGCACTTTTTCCAGGAAGATTACTCTGCCGACCCAGAGAACATAGAGAACAGGCCGTTCAGGAGGCGGCGGCCGCCACGGCAGGACAAACCCCCCCGCTTCCGGCGTCTCAGGCAGGAGAGAGAATCCGTGGGCCAGTGGAGCCCCGAGGAAGGGGGAACCAacctcctgcccagccagtggCCCGGAAGACCCAAGCTGGCCGCGGCGGAGAAGAACGGCATCTCTGGCCAGAGGTCTCCGGAGCTGTCCTACCAGAACTCATCAGATCATGCCAACGAGGAGTGGGAGACTGCGTCTGAAAGCAGTGACTTTAGTGAGCGGCGGGAGAGGCGTGAAGGGGTGGCCGAGAGTGAAGTGCAGCTGGACGGCggcctggctggcagcaccctgggagagaagagagagctgGCAAAGAGGAGCTTCTCGAGCCAGAGGCCTCTCGTGGACCGGCAGAGCCGTAAGGCGGAGTCCACAGGGTTTGGGGAGCAGTCGATGAGGGCCAGTGGCGGGGCGGCCTCCTGCTACGAGAGCAAAAG GTCCCCGGAAGAAGGTGGGAGTCTCGGCAATGCCAGCAGCGGAAGCAGCCACTCTGTGTACAGCCTGGAACGAGCTTCGCACACCAATTCGGACAGCGCTGAGGGCCCAGGTAAAAAGGTGGAGAAAGAGCCCAAGTCCACGGCCCAGAGAGCAAGTGACAAGGGAGAAGCCATGTCACAGTTCGAATTGAATTATGGAA ATGCCATCATTGACAATCGGGTTTCAAGCACAGCGGAGGAGAACGAAGTGGGTTCTGTGGCAGGCGAAGGCTTCATTGAGGTCCTCACTAAGAAGCAGCGCCGTTTGCTGGAAGAGGAACGCAGGAAGAAAGAACAAGCTGCCCAG GCACCAGCCAAAGGCCGCGTCCTTCAGTCTCGTATCCCTCCTCGATTTGCCAAGAAGCAGAGCAGCATGTGCCTAGAGCAAGGCGACGTAGCCGTGTCTGGAAACAGcctgggcacagaaatctgggaaaGCAATAGCCCAG CTCTCTCAGTTCAGTCACCTGGCAGCGATTCCTGGAGCAAGCCTGTGAATGGGTTTAACGGCACAGAAACCAGCCCCACTGAG CAGGGTTTTAAAGGCAGCCAGGGGGATAGTGGCATTGACTTGAGCGCAGAGTCTCGGGAATCCTCTGCTACCTCCTCTCAGCGCAGTTCTCCGTATGGCACCCTCAAACCAGAGGAGATGAATGGGGCTGGCCTGGTGGACCCAAAGCCCGACTGCCAGAAGGAGCAAGTGCAGAAGCAATCTGATAAAAAG GATTCAGATCAAGGCTcaggacagaacaaggaacacAAGCCCGGACCGATCGGCAACGAACGCTCCCTGAAAAACAGAAAGGGCTCGGAGGGGACGGAACGGCTGGAAGGGAATATCCCTCCTGTTAATGGGGTGGAAATTCACGTGGATTCTGTTCTTCCTGTGCCATCTATTGAATTTGGAGTAAATCCTAAA GACTCTGACTTCAGCCTGCCGCCTGGTTCTTCCTCCGGTACAGCAACTAACCCTGTCGCCAAACTGCACGATGCCTTGGCTAGTAAT GCGGGGTTAACGCAGTCCATTCCCATCCTGCGACGAGATCACCATCTCCCACGGTGCATCGGCCTGAACCCAATGTCCTTCCCCACGGCAGACCTCACTCTGAAG ATGGAGTCTGCCCGCAAAGCCTGGGAGAATTCCCCTAGCTTACCAGAACAGAGCTCTCCAGGAGGTGCTGGCTCGGGCATCCAGCCGCCTTCCAGCGTCGGAGCATCCAGTGGTGTTAGCTACAGCTCGTTTGGGGGCGTTTCCATGCCTCCTATGCCGGTGGCATCTGTAGCACCTTCTGCATCTATTCCAG GTAACCACATCCCACCCCTGTACCTTGACGGTCACGTGTTTGCAAGTCAGCCACGCCTGGTTCCTCAGACGATACCTCAGCAGCAAAGCTACCAACAG gctgctgctgctcagcagatTCCCATTTCCCTTCACACATCCTTACAAGCCCAGGCACAGCTTGGGCTCAGAGGTGGCCTGCCTGTGTCCCAGTCCCAGGAGATCTACAGCTCCATACAGCCCTTCAG GTCTcaggtgtacatgcaccccaGTCTGTCTCAGCCCAATACCATGGTTCTGACGGGAGGTACAGCTCTAAAGCCTCCATACTCCGCCTTCCCAGGCATGCAGCCCTTGGAGATGGTGAAAACACAGTCTGGGTCCCCTTACCAGCCAATGAATGGAAGCCAGACTCTGGTTTATGAAGGCCAGATAAATCAGGCAGCTGGTATGGGAGCTTCGCAGATGATGGACTCCCAGCTTACACAG CTAACGATGCCTATGCCTGGGTCCCAGCTTCCTCTGCCCCGTTACGGTTCTGGCCAGCAGCCACTGATCTTACCACAGTCCATCCAGCTTCCCCAGGGGCAGAATCTGCCTGTCGGAGCACCCCGCAGGATTCTCCCGCCTGGATCCCAGCCTTCTGTTCTTGCAACCAGCAGGGAG TCCTCTCAAATGGAAATGAAAGGGTTTCATTTCACAGATGGCAAACAGAACATGTCCTCCGGAGGATCTGTACCGTCTCCACACACGTACAG GCAAAACAGCGAGTGGATGAAAATAAAACCAACCTGGGAGCAGTGA